One genomic region from Yamadazyma tenuis chromosome 4, complete sequence encodes:
- a CDS encoding uncharacterized protein (EggNog:ENOG503NZU2), with translation MLELDQNISLYNSKSEFRAGVDGIRKIITPVTIENEFNRSKERFERLKFTYLEQEARDKFLRIVLNEEQHDFGDMEKGNRQVKATLEGLENSVVLKQNEIEGTTAQLLHLYKMQASQLSKLNTLTVEISLMESEFEKEDIGTYNSLLNNMDMSKLHKSDNDNAILNYIDSQQNDRDSQDMTLKETNEQIEVVKGHSNVKESYIKELESKLKELQQTIAKNVTGNQDAVNDHSILGHWLVTMNKLLGNFNTFRLDTTIQDDIILLNFSKYEIKLNKYSLAILDTNANIDSITYNTSNDKVRQLSEIICKLFM, from the coding sequence ATGCTTGAATTAGATCAGAACATATCTTTGTACAATTCAAAGAGCGAGTTTAGGGCTGGCGTGGATGGAATAAGGAAAATTATCACTCCTGTAACCATTGAAAACGAGTTCAACAGACTGAAGGAGCGCTTTGAGAGATTGAAGTTTACCTATTTGGAACAAGAAGCCAGGGATAAGTTTTTAAGAATAGTTTTAAACGAAGAGCAACATGACTTCGGTGATATGGAAAAAGGTAATAGACAAGTTAAGGCCACTTTGGAAGGTCTTGAGAATTCTGTGGTCTTGAAGCAGAATGAAATCGAAGGGACAACGGCCCAGTTGTTACACTTGTACAAAATGCAAGCTTCACAGTTAAGCAAACTTAACACATTAACCGTAGAGATATCATTGATGGAAtctgagtttgaaaaagaggACATTGGTACCTATAATCTGCTATTAAACAACATGGATATGTCCAAGTTACATAAAAGTGACAACGATAATGCTATTCTAAATTACATTGATAGTCAACAAAATGACAGAGACAGCCAAGACATGACATTGAAAGAGACAAATGAGCAGATTGAGGTTGTGAAAGGACACTCAAACGTAAAAGAGTCTTAtatcaaggaattggaatctaaattgaaggaattgCAACAAACGATAGCTAAAAATGTTACAGGCAATCAAGACGCGGTTAATGACCACTCCATACTTGGGCATTGGTTAGTCACTATGAACAAACTATTGGGCAATTTCAACACTTTTAGGCTCGACACAACCATTCAAGACGACATCATACTTCTCAATTTCAGTAAGTATGAGATTAAGTTGAATAAGTACAGTCTAGCTATTTTAGACACCAACGCTAATATCGACCTGATCACATACAATACTTCCAATGATAAAGTCAGACAGCTTCTGGAGATAATATGTAAACTATTTATGTAG